Proteins encoded in a region of the Aliivibrio fischeri ATCC 7744 = JCM 18803 = DSM 507 genome:
- a CDS encoding DUF1415 domain-containing protein: MNIQKIEQEVQQWLEDVVIGLNLCPFAAKPNRNKQIKIFVSEATTEEALLEDILQELMNLDSKTAEELETTLVAIPNMLQDFMDYNFFLDWVDALIKQQEWEGIYQIATFHPDYCFGGAEPEDDENLTNRSPYPVLHLIREESMEKVLKHYPNPEAIPDTNIARVEALTLEERRKLFPYLFV, from the coding sequence ATGAATATTCAAAAAATAGAACAAGAAGTACAACAGTGGTTAGAAGATGTGGTCATCGGCCTCAATCTTTGCCCTTTCGCAGCAAAACCCAACCGTAATAAACAAATCAAAATTTTTGTATCTGAAGCAACGACAGAAGAAGCATTGCTTGAAGATATTCTTCAAGAGTTAATGAATTTAGATTCGAAAACAGCTGAAGAGTTAGAAACAACGCTAGTTGCGATTCCTAATATGCTGCAAGATTTTATGGATTATAACTTCTTCTTAGATTGGGTTGACGCACTCATCAAACAGCAAGAATGGGAAGGTATTTATCAAATTGCGACGTTCCACCCTGATTACTGTTTTGGTGGTGCAGAGCCTGAAGATGATGAGAACCTAACTAATCGCTCTCCATATCCTGTACTTCACCTTATCCGTGAAGAAAGCATGGAAAAAGTGCTAAAACACTACCCAAATCCTGAAGCTATTCCAGATACAAACATTGCACGTGTTGAGGCGTTAACTTTAGAAGAACGTCGTAAGCTATTCCCTTACTTGTTCGTATGA
- a CDS encoding glycosyltransferase family 2 protein, whose amino-acid sequence MNLFLIIITSLSIGIVIYHHTLYPMLLRWFASRHPVKGIEPTCRNFAESKKDRTLPLITMIIPAYNEAQWIAEKIRNLSCLDYPSSKLKIIIACDGCTDDTVTIAYNTIQEALCADTHFEILDFEHNQGKVALLNQLIPQYQSSDIIALSDVSALLSYDALLIAAKHFENKNVGVVNPTYHLLAPSSEGEKKYWEYQTSIKQQEATLGSSLGSHGAFYLFRSELFIHLESDTINDDFILPMMIVKQGYQAVYDPSILALELEHVVQEEDFSRRLRISAGNVQQLFRLITLFNPKYKGTAFTFFSGKGLRAMMPYFMLIAYIGSACLLSNSLFLIAFIGQALGYCIGIISLFFPTLFSNKYCQILAYLVSGHMANLLGGLNYIFKKPTVPWTRVQK is encoded by the coding sequence ATGAATCTTTTTCTTATCATCATTACATCGTTAAGTATTGGTATCGTAATATACCATCATACACTTTACCCAATGCTGCTACGTTGGTTTGCTTCTCGTCATCCAGTAAAGGGAATAGAACCAACCTGTAGAAATTTTGCTGAATCAAAAAAAGATCGTACATTGCCTTTAATAACCATGATCATCCCAGCTTATAACGAAGCACAATGGATTGCAGAAAAGATTCGTAATTTATCCTGCTTAGATTATCCATCTTCAAAATTAAAAATTATCATCGCATGTGATGGATGCACTGATGATACTGTTACGATCGCTTATAACACCATACAAGAAGCGTTATGTGCAGATACCCATTTTGAGATTTTAGATTTTGAACATAATCAAGGAAAAGTGGCGCTGCTTAATCAACTTATCCCTCAATACCAATCAAGTGACATCATTGCACTAAGTGATGTTTCCGCTTTACTTTCGTATGACGCATTACTTATTGCAGCTAAACATTTCGAAAATAAAAATGTCGGTGTTGTAAATCCCACTTATCATTTATTAGCTCCTTCCTCTGAAGGTGAAAAGAAATATTGGGAATATCAAACCAGTATTAAACAACAAGAAGCAACATTGGGTTCAAGCCTAGGCTCCCATGGTGCTTTTTATCTATTTCGTTCAGAACTGTTTATTCACTTAGAATCAGATACCATTAATGACGACTTTATTTTACCCATGATGATAGTAAAGCAAGGTTATCAAGCAGTATATGACCCAAGCATTCTAGCGCTAGAGCTAGAACATGTTGTACAAGAAGAAGATTTTTCTCGAAGATTAAGAATTTCAGCAGGGAATGTACAGCAGCTGTTCCGTCTGATTACCTTATTTAACCCTAAATACAAAGGCACGGCATTTACCTTTTTCTCTGGCAAAGGGTTAAGAGCAATGATGCCATATTTCATGCTCATTGCTTATATTGGCTCAGCCTGCCTTTTATCCAACTCTTTGTTTTTAATCGCATTTATTGGGCAAGCCCTTGGGTATTGCATAGGTATTATTAGTCTGTTTTTCCCTACATTATTTTCAAATAAATATTGCCAAATTCTTGCTTATTTAGTTTCTGGTCACATGGCAAATTTACTTGGTGGTCTAAATTACATCTTTAAAAAACCAACGGTTCCATGGACCCGAGTTCAAAAATAA
- a CDS encoding YgiW/YdeI family stress tolerance OB fold protein: MKKRHLLFTLILACSSTLALANDQTANYQDEFSKPVDGINSVESVLNASAVIDDTPILLTGYLIEPLGKEVYVFKDNTGSLNVKIDGDKMSGLQVKPNDKVTIKGEINKEDNYIIYVDSVIID, translated from the coding sequence ATGAAAAAAAGACATTTGTTATTTACACTAATATTAGCTTGTTCATCAACTCTTGCATTGGCTAATGATCAAACCGCTAATTATCAGGATGAATTTTCTAAACCTGTTGATGGAATAAATAGCGTAGAATCGGTATTAAATGCTAGCGCCGTCATTGATGATACACCGATCCTATTAACTGGGTACTTAATTGAACCTTTAGGAAAGGAAGTCTATGTATTTAAAGATAATACAGGCTCTTTAAATGTAAAGATTGATGGTGATAAGATGTCTGGTTTACAAGTGAAACCAAACGATAAAGTGACGATCAAAGGCGAAATAAATAAAGAAGATAATTATATTATTTATGTAGATAGCGTGATTATTGATTAA
- a CDS encoding glutaredoxin family protein: MKRVVLYVADKCPHCKEAQRYLDSKGIKYRLTNAKMQRGRKELEAIGARSVPVLKIGDQMMAGWNQKNFDKMYNS, translated from the coding sequence ATGAAACGAGTTGTTTTATATGTTGCAGATAAATGTCCTCACTGCAAAGAAGCGCAACGATACCTTGATTCTAAAGGCATTAAATATCGTTTAACTAACGCAAAAATGCAGCGTGGTCGTAAAGAGCTAGAAGCCATTGGTGCTCGCTCTGTGCCGGTATTAAAAATCGGCGATCAAATGATGGCAGGTTGGAATCAGAAGAATTTCGATAAGATGTATAATAGTTAA
- a CDS encoding glycosyltransferase family 4 protein → MKTIIHVVQHLSPGGLESMVLDMLEFTSQEHRIVIVSLDGTYEETIENWPRLQRYQEQIICLNKSTGFSFKTINQLLNLFKEYNADVVHSHHIGPLIYSGIAAKLNKKINHVHTEHDAWHLNVSKHRRLQRLALSLSHPKLVADASFVKKALNNIFNSYPIYTIKNGINPYKFSIGDKQKARSKLNITLPDNAIVIGNAGRLEPVKGQLNLIEAFRFLNSKYHLLLAGSGSQKEHLMQLVKQYHLESRVHFLGHIDHMPTFYHTLDLFCLPSNNEGFPLSTLEAQACGIPCIANDVGGVSETLCPKSSILVNNNTAITLAQAIESMTHKTKKFSSRDFILKNNHAQSMASAYEELYFEGANL, encoded by the coding sequence ATGAAAACCATTATTCACGTTGTCCAACACCTTTCACCTGGCGGGTTAGAAAGTATGGTATTAGATATGTTGGAGTTTACAAGCCAAGAACATCGCATTGTTATTGTGAGTTTAGATGGTACTTATGAAGAAACGATTGAAAACTGGCCAAGACTGCAACGATATCAAGAGCAAATCATTTGTCTAAATAAATCGACAGGGTTTTCCTTTAAAACGATTAATCAATTACTTAATTTATTTAAAGAATACAATGCTGATGTTGTACATTCTCATCACATTGGTCCTTTAATTTATTCGGGCATTGCGGCTAAATTAAATAAAAAAATAAACCATGTGCATACCGAGCATGATGCCTGGCATCTAAATGTAAGCAAGCACCGTCGATTACAACGATTGGCCTTATCTTTATCTCATCCAAAATTAGTTGCAGATGCTAGCTTTGTAAAAAAAGCGCTTAATAATATTTTTAATAGCTACCCTATTTACACAATAAAAAATGGCATTAATCCATATAAATTCAGCATTGGCGACAAACAAAAAGCAAGAAGTAAACTGAATATAACACTGCCTGACAACGCCATTGTTATTGGTAATGCAGGTCGATTAGAACCTGTGAAAGGACAGTTAAACTTAATTGAAGCGTTTCGATTTCTAAATTCAAAATATCATTTACTGCTTGCAGGCTCTGGCTCTCAAAAAGAACACTTAATGCAACTGGTTAAGCAATATCATTTAGAAAGTAGAGTGCACTTTCTTGGGCATATCGACCATATGCCAACTTTCTATCACACGTTAGATTTATTTTGTCTTCCTTCCAATAACGAAGGATTTCCATTATCCACACTAGAAGCTCAAGCTTGCGGCATCCCTTGTATCGCAAACGATGTTGGCGGTGTAAGCGAAACTCTGTGCCCGAAATCCAGCATATTGGTCAATAACAATACGGCTATAACGTTAGCTCAAGCCATTGAATCTATGACACACAAAACCAAAAAATTCTCTTCACGAGATTTCATTTTAAAAAATAACCACGCCCAATCAATGGCTAGTGCCTATGAAGAGTTATATTTTGAAGGAGCAAACCTATGA
- a CDS encoding sensor domain-containing phosphodiesterase has protein sequence MQKTLTSAIDIPEQMQNDWQNMLDILSNVINVPAALIMRIYDNDIKVFSSSSSTENPYIKGATEKLNQGLYCETVIKERQELTVFNALVDPEWNNNPDLKQNMIAYCGLPLYWPDNTPFGTLCILDKKENHFSPAYQKLMKTYQHSIEAQLNTLYQHADLLYRHKELQAEVAKTTQHLNEINIKLSNEIDCRRAAEQKVEYHKNHDVNTGFLNPIAIHRHVDSLIKNETKFVLLHVHFANSRKIQQEYGYQAFDSLLIEYRSKLTKITDTSVTGRLGSSDILLIVQTDKEKLPQLCQHLSEIGQANYTANEQSLHLQSYVGAVHSKEGISRSDLLQFAYDTVVKCQSLGKTFTIADVSLPTQSTLSEHKIERYLLEAVRNHDLFLNYQPKVCPVNKKWIGCEALLRWNHPHLAAIANDVLIQLAERNGLIYELGNFALRNAIQQASEWILHSPNFVMAVNISAVQLKDPHFVTHIKQLLNLYQLPARNLELEVTESGLISDEPLAIATLSQLNNMGISIALDDFGTGYASFQYLKKYPFSSLKIDKSFIANIEKNADDQNIVCAMINIAKKLQLKVVVEGVENQNQEAFVVKEGIDLIQGYLYSKPISATDFEEGLFNQSSIGTPYFQFV, from the coding sequence ATGCAAAAAACATTGACGTCTGCCATCGACATTCCAGAGCAAATGCAAAACGACTGGCAAAATATGCTCGATATTTTATCGAATGTAATTAATGTACCAGCGGCATTAATTATGCGTATTTATGATAATGACATTAAAGTTTTTTCATCCAGTTCATCCACAGAAAACCCTTACATTAAAGGGGCGACAGAAAAACTCAACCAAGGGTTATATTGCGAAACAGTCATCAAAGAAAGACAGGAACTTACTGTCTTCAATGCGCTAGTTGACCCTGAATGGAACAATAACCCCGATCTAAAGCAAAACATGATTGCATATTGCGGGTTACCTTTATATTGGCCAGACAATACGCCTTTTGGCACCCTATGCATCTTAGATAAAAAAGAAAATCACTTTTCTCCAGCTTATCAAAAGTTGATGAAAACCTATCAGCATTCGATTGAAGCTCAACTTAATACCTTGTATCAACATGCTGACCTTCTTTATCGTCATAAAGAACTGCAAGCGGAAGTAGCGAAAACAACTCAACATCTAAATGAAATTAACATCAAATTATCTAATGAAATAGACTGCCGACGAGCTGCTGAACAAAAAGTGGAATATCATAAAAATCATGATGTTAATACTGGTTTCTTAAACCCTATCGCCATTCACCGACATGTAGATAGTCTGATCAAAAACGAAACCAAATTTGTTCTACTTCATGTCCATTTTGCGAATAGTCGAAAAATCCAGCAAGAATATGGCTATCAAGCTTTTGATTCTCTATTGATAGAATATCGTTCTAAATTAACCAAAATTACTGATACTTCAGTAACTGGTCGTTTAGGCTCTTCTGATATCCTATTAATTGTTCAAACTGACAAAGAAAAACTACCACAACTTTGCCAGCATTTATCCGAAATAGGCCAAGCAAACTACACTGCAAATGAGCAATCTCTCCATTTACAAAGCTACGTTGGAGCCGTACATTCGAAAGAAGGTATTTCTCGTTCAGACCTACTTCAATTTGCTTATGATACGGTTGTAAAATGTCAAAGCTTAGGCAAAACCTTTACTATTGCTGATGTTTCACTACCAACTCAATCAACATTATCCGAACATAAGATTGAACGCTACCTACTTGAAGCCGTTCGTAATCATGATTTGTTCTTAAATTATCAACCAAAAGTATGCCCAGTAAATAAAAAATGGATTGGTTGTGAGGCATTATTACGTTGGAATCACCCACACTTAGCCGCCATTGCGAATGATGTATTAATACAACTTGCAGAACGAAATGGACTTATTTACGAACTAGGGAACTTTGCACTTCGTAACGCAATTCAACAAGCTTCAGAGTGGATTCTACACTCACCAAATTTTGTTATGGCTGTGAATATTTCGGCTGTCCAATTAAAAGATCCTCATTTTGTTACTCATATAAAACAATTACTTAATCTATACCAATTGCCAGCTCGCAATCTTGAACTGGAAGTAACAGAAAGTGGCTTAATTTCAGATGAACCACTAGCCATCGCGACATTAAGTCAGCTAAATAATATGGGAATATCTATTGCGTTAGATGATTTTGGTACTGGCTATGCTTCATTCCAATACCTGAAAAAATACCCATTCAGTTCATTGAAAATCGATAAAAGCTTCATCGCAAATATTGAGAAAAACGCAGACGATCAAAATATTGTGTGCGCGATGATCAACATAGCTAAGAAACTGCAACTAAAAGTAGTTGTAGAAGGGGTTGAGAATCAAAATCAAGAAGCATTTGTTGTTAAAGAAGGCATAGACCTAATTCAAGGCTATCTCTATTCAAAACCCATTTCCGCAACCGATTTTGAAGAAGGGTTATTTAATCAATCTTCAATTGGTACGCCTTATTTCCAATTTGTGTAG
- a CDS encoding ABC transporter permease — MSEKSLTSISSEYPPFSGNRMILRWSWREIWQGQLWPVMAALTLIVACVVALSALAIRVEKVMTDQGRSMMAADLVFRSANPTPESILQRAAEQNLVTSSQVRFQTMAFSDTGMQLVSVKSVESNYPLRGELLLHGENNELHTQVNQGEVWVADRLLSLLELHIGDVIAIGDAELPISGVIESEPELAFNPFRTMPSVFIHQSDLDKTGAIQLGSRVQYRTLFKGDDNGVSLLQSEYELQAGESWISEETQGRTADLMQKAKQYLSLTILMVILMASVTLVLTCQHYATSRANTVAMLKSMGASKVWLKRWLFSQVGLMFVTGVIAGSLIGLGLELLLRIPLTDILPEDLPSYGWQPFLFGSIVALFIGLPALGIPLIRLLDTPAIAVLQSQINTSSKKGWWLIAVPIMAFLFMYGNNSLVWMVSVGLVILFVLLAGISYGLVHLFGRVKWGAAMTLALSRIKRSPKNSMMQLAALSGSLMLVAVIWLVRTDLLGDWQQTLPPDAPNVFAMNIAPYEQQEYLQVLDNEKLDRSEGYPIVRGRLTEINGESTKEKMKGEGQGSDALRREINFTWRNTLPVHNQVTVGAWTSENGVSVEQDVANDLDITIGDTLSFSVNSQPFTAVVNSIRVVDWQSMKPNFYFIFTPDVIADLPATWLVSFKVNDDENTLLNQLARDYPTVSLLDFRTMGGKIQAMLAQITWSLTVLAGLGVVSGILLIFTLLRLSLYQRQREITLYRTLGASRQRISNTLWSEYGVMALAAGFVAVMGAEAIVFSLVKWGFKLEPTLHISMWFVLPLIAMSIVFMSLVSVIKQLLKPLK; from the coding sequence ATGAGTGAGAAATCATTAACATCAATCTCTTCAGAATATCCCCCTTTTTCTGGAAATCGAATGATATTGAGGTGGAGTTGGCGTGAGATTTGGCAGGGACAATTATGGCCTGTCATGGCGGCGCTAACCTTGATTGTTGCGTGTGTGGTTGCATTATCTGCTTTAGCCATCCGGGTTGAAAAAGTCATGACAGATCAAGGTCGCTCTATGATGGCGGCGGATTTGGTTTTCCGTTCAGCAAATCCTACCCCTGAATCTATTTTACAGCGTGCTGCTGAGCAAAACCTAGTTACTTCCTCTCAAGTTCGTTTCCAAACCATGGCATTCAGTGACACTGGAATGCAATTGGTGAGCGTGAAGTCTGTTGAGAGCAATTATCCACTTCGTGGTGAGCTATTATTGCATGGTGAAAACAATGAATTACATACACAAGTTAATCAAGGAGAGGTGTGGGTTGCGGATCGCCTTTTATCTCTTCTGGAATTACATATTGGTGATGTGATTGCCATTGGTGATGCAGAGTTGCCGATATCTGGAGTGATTGAATCAGAACCTGAGTTGGCGTTTAACCCATTTCGTACTATGCCAAGTGTGTTTATTCATCAATCTGATTTAGATAAAACAGGTGCCATTCAACTGGGCAGCCGAGTGCAATATCGAACGTTATTTAAAGGGGATGATAATGGGGTCTCATTGCTTCAAAGTGAGTATGAATTGCAAGCAGGGGAAAGTTGGATAAGTGAAGAAACACAGGGTCGAACTGCCGATTTAATGCAAAAAGCAAAGCAATATTTGTCACTGACGATTTTGATGGTGATCTTAATGGCTTCGGTCACTTTAGTATTAACTTGTCAGCATTATGCAACCAGTCGTGCGAATACCGTTGCTATGTTAAAAAGCATGGGGGCAAGTAAAGTGTGGCTGAAGCGCTGGTTATTCAGTCAAGTGGGTTTGATGTTTGTTACGGGTGTGATCGCAGGGTCTTTAATCGGATTAGGACTAGAGTTGTTATTACGTATTCCCTTAACGGATATTCTACCCGAAGACTTACCGAGTTATGGTTGGCAACCTTTCTTATTTGGCTCTATTGTTGCTTTATTCATTGGTTTACCAGCTCTTGGTATTCCATTAATTCGTCTTTTGGATACGCCGGCGATTGCCGTTTTGCAATCTCAAATAAACACTTCTTCAAAAAAAGGATGGTGGCTTATTGCTGTGCCCATCATGGCTTTTTTATTCATGTATGGAAATAACAGCCTAGTTTGGATGGTATCGGTTGGTTTAGTCATACTGTTTGTTTTACTTGCTGGCATTAGTTACGGTTTAGTGCACCTGTTTGGGCGGGTTAAATGGGGGGCTGCAATGACATTGGCATTGAGTCGGATTAAACGCTCCCCAAAAAACAGCATGATGCAATTGGCTGCACTGTCTGGCTCTTTAATGTTAGTGGCCGTGATTTGGCTAGTGAGAACCGATTTATTAGGAGATTGGCAACAAACTTTACCGCCGGATGCACCTAATGTGTTTGCGATGAATATTGCTCCGTATGAGCAACAAGAGTACTTACAAGTATTGGATAATGAAAAATTGGATCGCTCAGAAGGTTACCCTATTGTTCGTGGACGCTTAACAGAAATTAATGGTGAAAGTACCAAAGAGAAAATGAAAGGTGAAGGACAAGGCTCAGATGCGCTACGTCGTGAAATTAATTTTACTTGGCGTAATACATTGCCTGTTCATAATCAGGTCACTGTAGGTGCATGGACAAGCGAAAATGGAGTGTCTGTTGAGCAAGATGTCGCGAATGACTTAGATATTACTATTGGTGATACATTGAGTTTTTCGGTGAATAGTCAGCCCTTTACTGCGGTAGTTAATTCGATTCGTGTTGTTGATTGGCAAAGTATGAAACCGAACTTTTATTTTATTTTCACCCCCGATGTGATTGCAGATTTACCAGCGACGTGGTTAGTTAGTTTTAAAGTGAATGACGATGAAAATACGTTATTGAATCAATTGGCTCGTGATTACCCAACGGTTAGCTTATTAGACTTTAGAACCATGGGAGGGAAGATCCAAGCCATGCTAGCTCAAATTACGTGGTCATTAACTGTATTAGCCGGATTAGGCGTCGTGAGTGGTATTTTATTGATATTCACGTTACTTCGTTTGAGTTTGTATCAGCGTCAACGTGAGATCACTCTTTATCGAACTCTAGGCGCCAGTCGTCAACGTATTAGTAATACACTATGGAGTGAATATGGTGTGATGGCATTAGCTGCGGGGTTTGTTGCCGTTATGGGAGCTGAAGCGATTGTATTCAGCTTAGTGAAATGGGGATTTAAATTAGAACCGACACTTCATATCAGTATGTGGTTTGTACTGCCATTAATTGCAATGAGCATTGTCTTTATGAGTTTGGTGAGTGTGATAAAGCAGTTACTAAAACCGTTAAAGTAG
- a CDS encoding GumC family protein produces MITLSQRIFIILESAWRRRYLIVLPIILMPFIGLTIAKLAPKHYDSHTSMLIQETAKMNPFLEDLAVSTMLKERLSALQTLLHSRHILGLVAEERGYIHESMSPQAIDNEINQLSANLSVSMAGKDLIRIDYRANNPDGMKDTLEAVSRHFTEQLLAPERSSMKDSSQFLADNIEFRRQELDIAEEKLAEFKSQENTVLPEMQLTSLDRLTKLKQRLYERQAELAGAKKRLGSIDLQLSKTNPVIGKIEEQIIRIRGELTLLQAKYTPQHSKVQGKLRNLNRLEEERSRLLSQTQPGLSSEQLWDIASSNSVEDLAKAPPILLSQLEELQQATSKVDALTEETRVLESMIKDIELQASSFGQNEKVLYQLQRDLTLKRQLYNDLVERFEMAKLTRSLGVFEQEKRVKIIDRPYTPSGPSNLPTILYAIAGIVGGIGLGVGMAVIAELCDTSIRRKDEIKALNPAPVLSRIPPQPMKCFHLTEENPTVADNLLANISKAN; encoded by the coding sequence ATGATCACTTTAAGCCAACGTATTTTTATTATTTTAGAATCAGCATGGCGTCGCCGTTATTTGATTGTCTTACCTATAATATTAATGCCTTTTATTGGATTAACTATTGCGAAGTTAGCACCAAAGCATTATGACTCTCACACCAGCATGTTGATCCAAGAAACAGCAAAAATGAACCCATTCTTGGAAGATTTAGCCGTATCTACCATGTTAAAAGAGCGATTAAGTGCTTTGCAAACTCTTCTACATAGTCGGCATATATTAGGCTTAGTAGCAGAAGAACGAGGTTATATTCATGAATCAATGTCCCCTCAAGCTATTGATAATGAGATCAATCAACTATCCGCCAACTTATCTGTCAGCATGGCCGGTAAAGATTTAATTCGTATTGATTATCGAGCAAATAATCCTGATGGTATGAAAGATACGTTAGAGGCAGTTAGTCGTCATTTTACTGAGCAACTTTTAGCACCTGAACGTTCATCTATGAAGGATTCAAGTCAATTTCTTGCGGATAATATTGAATTTCGTCGACAAGAATTAGATATCGCGGAAGAAAAACTGGCCGAATTTAAAAGCCAAGAAAATACCGTATTACCTGAAATGCAACTCACAAGCTTAGATAGGCTAACCAAACTAAAACAACGTTTATACGAACGACAAGCTGAGCTCGCTGGTGCCAAAAAGCGTTTAGGCTCAATCGATCTTCAACTTTCAAAAACCAATCCAGTAATAGGGAAAATAGAAGAACAAATCATCCGAATTCGCGGAGAGTTAACCTTATTGCAAGCCAAATACACCCCTCAACACAGCAAAGTTCAAGGTAAATTACGTAACTTAAACCGTCTCGAAGAGGAACGTTCTCGCTTACTTTCACAAACTCAACCGGGCTTAAGTAGTGAACAATTATGGGACATCGCAAGTAGTAATAGCGTTGAAGATTTAGCAAAAGCGCCACCAATTCTTCTATCCCAACTAGAAGAGTTACAACAAGCAACCAGTAAAGTTGATGCATTAACAGAAGAAACTCGAGTTCTCGAAAGCATGATCAAGGATATTGAACTACAAGCATCTTCATTTGGACAAAACGAAAAAGTACTTTATCAATTACAGCGAGACTTAACGCTTAAGCGCCAGCTTTACAATGACTTAGTAGAACGTTTTGAAATGGCTAAGCTCACTCGTTCACTCGGGGTTTTTGAGCAAGAAAAACGAGTAAAAATTATTGATCGGCCTTATACACCAAGTGGACCTTCAAACTTACCCACCATTCTATATGCCATTGCAGGTATTGTAGGAGGTATCGGATTAGGTGTAGGTATGGCCGTGATTGCTGAATTATGTGACACCAGTATCCGAAGAAAAGATGAAATTAAAGCTCTAAACCCTGCACCTGTTCTTAGTCGCATACCGCCACAGCCCATGAAATGTTTTCATCTAACTGAAGAAAACCCAACGGTAGCGGACAACTTACTAGCAAACATATCTAAAGCAAATTAA
- a CDS encoding sugar transferase encodes MIDSYYTMNQSTIKAKRAFDVCLSIIGLMLTLPLFPFIALAIKLDSKGPVFYRQLRVGKAMPDKIDVFEMIKFRSMVQDAEVVTGATLATKGDSRVTTVGRILRKTRLDELPQFFNVINGDMSLVGPRPERPTFYNKLEREIPYFSERTYGVLPGITGLAQINQGYDTCIEDVRSKVGFDHSYALSLTSISGWIKSDIYILLMTIKVMIFARGQ; translated from the coding sequence ATGATAGATTCATATTACACAATGAACCAATCGACCATTAAAGCCAAACGTGCTTTCGATGTCTGTTTATCCATCATTGGCTTAATGCTTACATTACCACTTTTCCCATTTATTGCTTTAGCCATTAAGTTAGATTCAAAAGGTCCCGTATTTTACCGCCAGCTTCGAGTTGGAAAGGCTATGCCAGATAAAATTGATGTTTTTGAAATGATAAAGTTTAGAAGTATGGTGCAAGATGCCGAAGTGGTTACTGGAGCTACTCTTGCAACAAAAGGCGACAGTAGAGTTACCACTGTTGGTCGCATATTACGTAAAACACGCCTAGATGAATTACCACAGTTTTTTAATGTGATAAATGGGGATATGTCTCTTGTTGGCCCAAGACCTGAACGCCCAACCTTTTATAATAAGTTAGAGCGTGAAATCCCTTACTTTAGTGAAAGAACTTATGGCGTTTTACCAGGTATTACAGGATTAGCTCAAATTAACCAAGGTTATGATACGTGTATTGAAGATGTTCGTTCAAAAGTAGGATTTGACCATAGCTACGCTCTATCATTAACTTCAATTTCAGGATGGATTAAATCTGATATTTATATTCTTCTAATGACAATCAAAGTAATGATATTTGCTCGTGGTCAATAA